A genomic stretch from Budorcas taxicolor isolate Tak-1 chromosome 15, Takin1.1, whole genome shotgun sequence includes:
- the TCN1 gene encoding transcobalamin-1 — protein sequence MRPSRQLALMGLLVFSLIPSQLCQMHALTQVNKKKMEEKTTESRKQTGLQAGTWKVCIGVNETNFWRIEPLINTMLNAKYTEQFQDANVLLTFRLVGIKSQRLEQQLSGQIKEDINSREMELTSGQLALDILALRACENQDREFIRGAHLVSKLGVKFQAEIQNMEAHGGIPLTNYYQLSLALLALCLFNGRYSITSVTYYFTPENKNYYFEDQFSVDTGAMAVLALTCVRRDTQKKMDANTKRKISGYIASLAKKIQAEGKQGLLGNIFSTGEAMQALFVSSNYYKNERNCRETLRAVFDNISQGVLYLPIAAAQILPALMGKTYLDVISPSCGHNPVKFNVSTEKPDTATPTTAPLNILVKYSVRINKTSHTEVTVRKGSVFLDVMKAAQEKNETLFRFTVEETSWGPFVTSVQGISASSKDRTYWKLLSNGQPLTQGAGSHVVQNGDNLEVRWSKY from the exons ATGAGACCATCACGCCAGCTCGCCCTAATGGGGCTGCTAGTCTTCTCTCTTATTCCCAGTCAGCTATGCCAGATGCACG CATTAACCCAGGTGAATAAGAAGAAGATGGAGGAGAAGACGACTGAATCCAGAAAGCAGACTGGGTTGCAGGCGGGGACTTGGAAGGTGTGCATCG GGGTAAATGAAACCAACTTCTGGCGTATAGAACCTCTAATAAACACGATGCTAAATGCAAAGTACACCGAACAGTTCCAAGATGCCAACGTCCTGTTGACCTTCAGACTTGTTGGGATTAAGAGTCAAAGGCTAGAACAGCAGCTGAGTGGAcaaatcaaagaagacataaatagcAGAG AGATGGAGTTAACCTCGGGACAGCTTGCCTTGGATATTCTGGCTTTGAGAGCATGTGAAAATCAGGATAGAGAGTTTATACGTGGTGCTCATCTGGTTAGCAAACTTGGAGTCAAATTCCAAGCAGAAATTCAGAACATGG AGGCGCACGGCGGCATCCCACTGACTAACTATTACCAGCTCAGTCTGGCCCTGTTGGCCTTGTGTCTGTTCAACGGGCGCTACTCAATCACCAGTGTGACTTATTACTTCACTCCTGAAAATAAGAACTATTATTTTGAGGACCAGTTCTCAGTAG ATACCGGAGCGATGGCTGTTCTTGCTCTGACGTGTGTGCGGAGGGATACACAAAAGAAGATGGACGCGAACACAAAGCGTAAAATCagtggttacatagcatcactggCAAAGAAGATCCAGGCCGAGGGAAAGCAGGGCCTCCTTGGAAACATATTTAGCACGGGAGAGGCTATGCAG gctCTGTTTGTCTCATCGAACtattacaaaaatgaaagaaattgccGAGAAACTCTGCGCGCAGTATTTGACAACATTTCTCAGGGAGTACTTTACCTGCCGATTGCTGCAGCCCAGATCTTACCTGCCTTGATGGGAAAGACCTATCTGGATGTCATCAGCCCTTCTTGTGGCCACAATCCAG TCAAATTCAACGTCTCCACAGAAAAGCCTGATACGGCGACGCCCACAACTGCACCCTTGAACATCTTAGTCAAATATTCTGTGCGAATCAACAAGACAAGTCACACCGAAGTCACCGTGAGAAAGGGTTCTGTCTTCCTCGATGTGATGAAGGCTGCTCAGGAGAAAAATGAGACTCTATTTCG CTTCACAGTGGAGGAGACCTCGTGGGGCCCCTTCGTCACCTCTGTTCAGGGCATAAGCGCCAGTAGTAAAGACAGAACCTACTGGAAACTTCTGAGCAATGGCCAGCCACTGACCCAAG GAGCTGGGAGTCATGTTGTCCAAAATGGAGACAATTTGGAGGTTCGTTGGAGCAAATACTAA